From the genome of Mycetocola spongiae, one region includes:
- a CDS encoding UDP-glucose dehydrogenase family protein, whose protein sequence is MKLSVIGCGYLGAVHAASMTSLGHEVIGIDVDPLKIEALAAGRAPFFEPGLPELLTAATATGRLRFSTDPAAAAEARVHFIAVGTPQLSDAPGADLAYVNAAVDGLLPLLGPGHLVVGKSTVPVGTAEALAERIRATGAELAWNPEFLREGFAVQDTLHPDRIVYGFASELITRDAGEVSAPGREILDKIYAEAIAEGAPVVVTDFATAELVKVAANAFLATKISFINAMAEIADATGADVSDLADAIGHDNRIGRRFLNAGLGFGGGCLPKDIRAFGARAEELGLGDSLGFLREVDQINLRRREHVVDLAAELLGGDVRGRRIAVLGLSFKPQSDDVRDSPSLDVAMRLHERGANVIATDPQAIKNAQLRAPGLPCDALENAVEGAELVILGTEWTEYRELDPRALGARVATPRIIDARNVLDPAAWSGAGWEYRGMGRR, encoded by the coding sequence TTTTTTGAGCCCGGTCTTCCCGAACTCCTCACCGCCGCCACCGCCACCGGCCGGCTGCGTTTTTCCACCGATCCCGCGGCCGCCGCGGAGGCCCGCGTGCACTTCATCGCCGTGGGCACCCCGCAGCTTTCCGATGCCCCGGGTGCCGACCTCGCCTATGTCAACGCCGCGGTGGATGGCCTGCTGCCGCTGCTGGGCCCGGGACATCTGGTGGTGGGCAAGTCCACGGTCCCGGTGGGTACTGCCGAGGCCCTCGCCGAGCGCATCCGCGCCACGGGTGCCGAGCTGGCCTGGAACCCCGAGTTTTTGCGTGAGGGCTTTGCCGTGCAGGACACCCTGCACCCCGATCGTATTGTGTATGGCTTCGCCTCCGAGCTGATCACCCGCGACGCGGGGGAGGTCTCCGCCCCCGGGCGGGAGATCCTCGATAAAATCTACGCCGAGGCCATCGCCGAGGGCGCGCCCGTGGTGGTCACCGATTTTGCCACCGCCGAGCTGGTGAAGGTCGCCGCCAATGCGTTCCTGGCCACCAAGATTTCCTTCATCAACGCCATGGCCGAGATCGCCGATGCCACCGGTGCCGATGTGAGCGACCTGGCCGATGCGATCGGCCACGATAACCGCATCGGGCGGCGCTTCCTCAACGCCGGGCTGGGCTTTGGCGGGGGCTGCCTGCCCAAGGATATCCGGGCCTTTGGCGCGCGGGCCGAGGAACTGGGTCTGGGTGACTCCCTGGGCTTCCTGCGCGAGGTGGACCAGATCAACCTGCGCCGCCGCGAACACGTTGTGGACCTCGCCGCCGAGCTGCTCGGGGGTGATGTGCGGGGTCGCCGCATCGCGGTGCTGGGCCTGTCGTTTAAGCCGCAGAGCGATGATGTGCGCGATTCCCCCTCGCTGGATGTGGCGATGCGGCTGCACGAGCGCGGGGCGAACGTTATTGCCACCGACCCTCAAGCCATAAAAAACGCGCAGTTGCGGGCCCCCGGCCTGCCCTGTGACGCCCTGGAGAACGCCGTGGAGGGCGCCGAGCTGGTGATCCTGGGCACCGAGTGGACCGAGTACCGGGAGCTCGATCCGCGGGCCCTGGGGGCGCGTGTGGCCACGCCGCGCATCATCGACGCCCGCAATGTGCTCGACCCGGCGGCCTGGAGCGGCGCCGGATGGGAATACCGCGGTATGGGCCGGCGCTAG